In Sebaldella sp. S0638, a single genomic region encodes these proteins:
- a CDS encoding amidase family protein, with the protein MEKEYLKKLFYSFLKGKEYTGKSVITQNLSIIDKITETLCENNEEIKLLGVKNTSDIDREIIHKLIKSKKFYWHTIDKMADNGRAIDTDLTNPLTGRAMTGSSSGTAVNVFLGINDIGIGTDGGGSVIYPALSLNLYSFTGSGAGLKSKKIKKSTDGLIFSPGIGFLAKDLETIYMAVLALHDADIVSSYSDYKIAVTKDLENYNIFKNIENKVFIPDHFKSTDNRKELISALKEVFEKYDILIVREELIDSSSYGDSVMGNLGEKAKKSQSLSNKRTGKVINMMNLSAITIPSDELSAGFIIIAKTGKEYIKPLFEIANILKTPENLLLKRYFADFLDNDNIIFQ; encoded by the coding sequence ATGGAAAAAGAATATCTGAAAAAGTTATTTTATTCTTTTTTAAAAGGGAAGGAGTACACAGGTAAAAGTGTAATTACCCAAAACTTATCCATTATAGACAAGATAACTGAAACTCTGTGTGAGAATAATGAAGAAATAAAATTATTGGGAGTAAAAAATACATCTGATATTGACAGGGAAATAATACATAAACTCATAAAAAGTAAAAAATTTTACTGGCACACTATTGATAAAATGGCAGATAACGGCCGTGCCATTGATACAGATCTGACAAACCCGCTCACAGGAAGAGCCATGACCGGTTCTTCCAGCGGGACTGCGGTAAATGTCTTTCTTGGAATCAATGATATCGGAATAGGTACAGACGGCGGCGGTTCGGTTATATATCCCGCACTTTCGCTGAATCTTTATTCATTTACCGGAAGCGGTGCAGGATTAAAATCAAAAAAGATCAAAAAATCAACTGACGGACTGATATTTTCTCCGGGTATAGGTTTTTTGGCAAAAGATCTGGAAACCATCTATATGGCTGTTCTGGCTTTGCACGATGCTGATATCGTCTCTTCATATTCTGATTATAAAATAGCAGTTACAAAAGATCTGGAAAATTATAATATCTTTAAAAATATTGAAAATAAGGTATTTATCCCGGATCACTTCAAAAGTACCGATAACAGGAAAGAACTCATTTCCGCCTTAAAAGAAGTCTTTGAAAAATATGATATTTTGATAGTCAGAGAGGAATTAATAGACAGCAGCTCTTACGGAGATTCTGTAATGGGGAACCTTGGTGAGAAAGCAAAGAAATCTCAGTCTTTATCTAATAAAAGAACCGGAAAAGTGATAAATATGATGAATTTATCAGCTATTACCATTCCGTCTGACGAGTTATCAGCAGGATTTATTATTATTGCCAAAACCGGAAAAGAATATATAAAACCTCTTTTTGAAATTGCCAATATCCTTAAAACTCCTGAAAACCTTCTTTTAAAAAGATATTTCGCGGATTTTCTGGATAATGACAACATTATCTTTCAATAG
- a CDS encoding YhfT family protein: protein MNVDIYKIIFVALLTGFTSFAAHTAKAVFHDGIRPILPELTEGRMKRAEASSIAFGLSVGFIASIGISFTLTTGLLNPWLLFLPTDIIGVASPKKSVSFGLGALWGILVVTSLDALNKGLTALPVDFLGALGEIGTPVIAAFALFPILAIFYQFKWKKGLIAAVVVLLTRVLIIKYTKLYPESIEMFVGIVMLLAFAIIEDSKNKVKVEKDEDEESIFEQRTKRVFKNLPVLAIIGALIAIIANLGYFAGSEISIYPLAEAAKATDPAVAKDLIHQAALGDLLRGLGFVPLIATTALATGVYGVVGLTFIFPVGYLAPNWIVAGIGGAVVITLEVFLLRGIGKFLEHFPSIRHASDNIRTSMENLMDLSLLIGSVFAVIKMGGYTGFFIFVVVYFLNEVLGRKIIKMAIGPVGAIITGIVLNLLFYAHLFVPVAAK from the coding sequence ATGAATGTGGACATTTATAAAATCATATTTGTAGCCTTATTAACAGGCTTTACATCTTTTGCGGCACACACTGCCAAAGCAGTATTTCATGACGGGATCAGACCTATACTGCCTGAACTTACAGAAGGAAGAATGAAAAGAGCAGAGGCTTCATCAATAGCATTCGGACTAAGCGTAGGTTTTATCGCATCAATTGGTATTTCATTTACACTGACAACAGGACTTTTGAATCCTTGGCTTTTATTTCTGCCGACAGATATTATAGGAGTGGCTTCTCCAAAAAAGAGTGTTTCATTCGGACTTGGAGCTTTATGGGGAATTCTGGTTGTTACCAGTCTTGACGCTTTGAATAAAGGGCTTACTGCACTGCCTGTGGACTTTTTAGGCGCACTGGGTGAAATAGGAACACCAGTTATAGCAGCATTTGCATTATTCCCAATACTTGCTATTTTTTATCAGTTCAAATGGAAAAAAGGACTTATTGCAGCTGTAGTAGTTTTATTAACAAGAGTATTAATCATAAAATATACAAAACTTTATCCTGAATCTATAGAAATGTTCGTAGGAATTGTTATGCTTCTTGCTTTTGCTATTATTGAAGATTCTAAAAATAAAGTAAAAGTGGAAAAAGACGAAGACGAAGAATCTATATTTGAACAGAGAACAAAAAGAGTATTCAAAAACCTGCCTGTTCTGGCTATAATCGGTGCTTTAATAGCTATTATTGCCAACCTTGGATATTTTGCAGGTTCGGAAATCTCGATTTACCCTCTTGCAGAAGCTGCAAAAGCTACTGACCCTGCTGTTGCAAAAGACCTTATACATCAGGCTGCACTTGGTGATTTATTAAGAGGACTTGGTTTCGTCCCGTTAATTGCCACTACTGCACTTGCTACAGGTGTTTACGGAGTAGTAGGACTTACATTTATATTCCCTGTGGGATATCTTGCTCCTAACTGGATAGTAGCGGGAATCGGCGGTGCTGTTGTTATTACATTGGAAGTATTCCTTCTTAGAGGAATCGGAAAGTTTCTTGAACATTTCCCTTCTATAAGACATGCTTCTGACAACATCAGAACATCTATGGAAAATCTTATGGATCTGTCTCTGCTTATTGGTTCTGTATTTGCAGTAATCAAAATGGGAGGATATACAGGATTCTTCATATTCGTAGTTGTTTATTTCCTAAACGAAGTTTTGGGAAGAAAGATAATCAAAATGGCTATAGGACCTGTAGGTGCTATCATTACAGGAATTGTACTGAATCTTCTGTTTTATGCACATTTATTTGTACCTGTAGCAGCAAAATAA
- a CDS encoding phosphotriesterase, whose protein sequence is MLEKGITYIHEHIYIDLSKIKNTDDTLLNDKETMISELKEIKEKGVRNIVEVTNIGMGRNMEYMEDVRKQTGLNFIYSTGFYIEPFFPGIVFEKTDKELAKIMIDEIKNGIDGTGIKPEVIGEIGSSENLITETERKVFQAAGIAQNETGKVLSTHTSIGTMGLEQIKILKEYNVNFEKVIIGHTDLSNDLDYMLRLLDYGVYTAFDTIGKNSYLLDEKRVEAIKELIKRGYGDKIVLSMDITRKTHFKKNGGLGYSHLLDTFVPMMANAGISKSDIDKMLITNPENIFS, encoded by the coding sequence ATGCTCGAAAAAGGAATTACTTATATACACGAACATATCTACATAGATCTTTCAAAAATCAAAAATACTGATGATACTTTGCTGAACGATAAGGAAACGATGATATCCGAGCTTAAGGAAATCAAGGAAAAAGGTGTTCGTAATATAGTAGAAGTCACTAATATCGGTATGGGAAGAAATATGGAATATATGGAAGATGTGAGAAAGCAGACAGGACTGAACTTTATTTACTCTACAGGCTTTTATATCGAACCGTTTTTTCCGGGAATTGTATTTGAGAAAACAGATAAAGAACTCGCAAAAATCATGATTGATGAAATCAAAAACGGAATAGACGGTACAGGGATAAAACCAGAAGTAATAGGTGAAATTGGAAGTTCTGAAAATCTTATTACCGAAACTGAAAGAAAAGTATTTCAGGCAGCAGGAATAGCACAGAATGAAACAGGAAAAGTTCTTTCCACTCATACATCAATTGGTACAATGGGGCTGGAACAGATAAAAATTCTAAAAGAATACAATGTTAACTTTGAAAAGGTAATAATCGGACATACAGATCTGAGCAATGATCTGGATTATATGCTGAGACTGCTTGATTACGGTGTATATACTGCATTTGACACTATAGGGAAAAACAGCTATCTTCTTGATGAAAAAAGAGTAGAAGCTATAAAAGAGTTAATAAAAAGAGGATACGGAGATAAAATAGTTCTTTCTATGGATATCACCAGAAAAACACATTTTAAGAAAAACGGAGGACTGGGATACTCACATCTTCTGGATACATTTGTTCCAATGATGGCAAATGCAGGAATCAGCAAAAGCGATATAGATAAAATGCTTATCACAAACCCGGAAAATATTTTTTCATAA
- a CDS encoding DUF2620 domain-containing protein: MIKIGVAGLKKDLIEKTIIENGNGNFEVLVTIDMDAAKKIKKGELDYYFGACNSGGGAAISILIGMIGYGKCSTVAKAGGSAPEKDQIKKLLDEGKVAFGMSVENIEKTVPVILESILESK, translated from the coding sequence ATGATTAAAATCGGAGTTGCCGGACTAAAAAAGGATCTTATTGAAAAAACAATAATTGAAAATGGGAATGGAAATTTTGAAGTATTAGTTACTATTGATATGGATGCGGCAAAAAAAATCAAAAAAGGAGAGCTTGATTACTATTTCGGAGCTTGTAACAGCGGAGGAGGAGCAGCTATTTCCATTCTTATCGGTATGATCGGTTACGGAAAATGTTCCACTGTAGCCAAAGCAGGAGGAAGTGCCCCTGAAAAAGACCAGATCAAAAAGCTTCTTGACGAAGGAAAAGTAGCATTTGGTATGTCTGTGGAAAATATTGAAAAAACTGTTCCGGTTATACTGGAAAGTATTTTGGAAAGTAAATAA